One genomic window of Cygnus olor isolate bCygOlo1 chromosome 3, bCygOlo1.pri.v2, whole genome shotgun sequence includes the following:
- the TNFAIP3 gene encoding tumor necrosis factor alpha-induced protein 3 isoform X3, with the protein MAGQHVLPQALYQSNMLKAVKIRERTPEDLVKPPNGIIHHFRTMHRYTIEMFRMCQFCPQFRETLQKALTDQATQTSLERQRKLNWCMEVRRLVPLKTNGDGNCLMHAASQYMWGIEDIDLVLRKTLFSALREIDTRNFKLRWQREAIKSQEFVETGLRYDTRNWEEEWEYLIEMTSPETSGARNRLPYNALEEIHIFILANILRRPIIVLADKVVRSLESGSSFAPLNVGGVYLPLLWPAEECYRYPIVLGYDNMHFTPLVTLKDSGPEIRAVPLVTSERGRFEDLSVHFLTDVEERDKEQLLKDYLIVIEIPVQGWDHGTTHLINAAKLDEGNLPKEINLVEDYFQLVQHEYKKWQENAEPARRETCSRTRQELSFSQLSLLQVKCETPNCPFYMSVNTQPYCHECFERRSQGSKGRKQTSKAAPEKLKVAGSGSSRGEVCEPGGWMSEESVAGPRSAPPTAPSLFLYSETTAMKCRTPDCPFTLNVQHNGLCERCYNSRQRAPRNNLDDQRQVDYATCNVCLQKANRTFNGICSTCFKRTTERSSNGGPGFLPTCHQRSTSDPSQMSPSLLQHSCHQAPNNNCEEPPLAPLPHAPHGPEEKRGSNLCRKPGCKFFGTPQNEGFCTLCFFEYRENHDSALLRHQRRSQRNSSAAGQQGSSAAAFHKNMSCQQRNCGTLGSTMLEGYCQNCFIKAQSQRFQEARRTEEQLVRQPERTGQRRDLQRAALTSQKRQCAVASCRNNLACRSEELCQECQRRGQIAQLGSPREPAADETPKQRCRAPACDHYGNTKCNGYCNECYQFKQIYG; encoded by the exons ATGGCTGGCCAACATGTCCTTCCTCAGGCTTTATATCAGAGCAATATGCTGAAAGCTGTGAAGATTAGAGAGAGAACACCTGAAGATCTGGTCAAACCCCCCAATGGAATAATTCACCACTTCAGGACTATGCACAGATACACCATAGAAATGTTCAGAATGTGCCAGTTTTGCCCTCAGTTTCGGGAAACACTTCAGAAGGCGCTGACTGACCAGGCCACCCAGACTTCACTGGAGCGCCAGAGGAAGCTGAACTGGTGCATGGAAGTCAGGAGACTTGTGCCTTTGAAGACTAATG gtgATGGAAATTGCCTCATGCACGCTGCATCACAGTACATGTGGGGTATTGAAGATATTGACCTCGTCTtgagaaaaacattgtttagCGCCCTCAGGGAGATTGATACGCGGAACTTCAAGCTGCGCTGGCAGCGGGAGGCTATTAAATCCCAGGAGTTTGTAGAGACGGGACTCCGCTATGACACCCGG AACTGGGAGGAGGAGTGGGAATACCTCATTGAAATGACCTCTCCAGAAACATCTGGGGCTCGAAACAGGCTTCCTTATAACGCACTGGAAGAAATCCACATCTTCATCCTTGCTAACATCCTCAGAAGACCAATCATTGTCCTCGCAG ATAAAGTGGTGAGAAGTTTAGAATCAGGCTCCAGTTTTGCGCCTCTGAATGTTGGTGGTGTTTACCTGCCACTCCTTTGGCCAGCTGAAGAATGCTACAGATATCCGATTGTGCTTGGCTATGACAATATGCATTTTACACCTCTAGTGACCCTGAAGGACAGTGGGCCAG AAATCCGGGCTGTCCCTCTGGTCACCAGCGAACGAGGCAGATTCGAGGATTTGAGCGTGCACTTTCTGACAGATGTGGAGGAGAGGGATAAAGAGCAGCTGCTAAAGGACTACTTGATAGTCATAGAAATTCCAGTGCAAGGCTGGGATCATGGTACAACTCATCTAATTAACGCTGCAAA gTTGGATGAAGGCAACCTACCCAAAGAAATAAACCTTGTGGAGGATTACTTTCAACTGGTGCAGCATGAGTACAAGAAATGGCAGGAGAATGCTGAGCCTGCTAGAAGAGAGACCTGCTCCAGGACCAGACAGGAGCTGTCTTTTTCCCAGCTCTCCCTCTTACAGGTGAAATGTGAAACTCCGAACTGCCCTTTCTATATGTCTGTGAACACTCAGCCCTACTGCCATGAGTGCTTTGAGCGGAGGTCACAgggaagcaaaggaagaaagcagacCTCTAAAGCAGCACCTGAGAAACTAAAAGTAGCTGGATCAGGCTCCTCCCGCGGTGAAGTTTGTGAACCTGGGGGATGGATGTCTGAAGAGTCTGTAGCAGGGCCTCGCTCCGCGCCTCCAACTGCTCCAAGCCTCTTCCTCTACAGTGAAACCACTGCCATGAAATGCAGGACTCCAGACTGTCCCTTCACCTTGAACGTGCAACACAATGGACTTTGCGAACGCTGCTACAATTCCAGACAGCGCGCTCCTCGTAACAATTTGGATGACCAGAGACAGGTAGACTATGCCACGTGTAACGTGTGCCTTCAGAAGGCCAACAGGACCTTTAATGGCATATGCAGCACTTGTTTCAAAAGGACTACAGAGCGCTCCTCGAATGGCGGCCCTGGTTTTCTGCCCACGTGCCACCAGAGATCTACATCTGACCCATCCCAGATGTCACCAAGCCTCCTTCAGCATTCTTGCCATCAGGCTCCCAACAACAACTGTGAAGAGCCACCGCTGGCACCACTGCCTCATGCCCCACACGGTCcggaggagaagaggggaagtAACCTCTGCAGGAAACCTGGCTGCAAGTTCTTTGGAACCCCTCAGAATGAGGGCTTTTGCACTCTGTGTTTCTTTGAGTACAGGGAAAACCATG ACAGTGCTTTACTACGCCATCAGAGGAGATCTCAGAGGAATTCCTCAGCAGCTGGTCAGCAagggagctctgctgcagccttccaCAAAAACATGTCCTGCCAGCAGCGCAACTGTGGCACCCTGGGTAGCACCATGCTGGAAGGCTACTGCCAGAACTGTTTCATTAAAGCCCAGAGCCAGCGATTTCAGGAAGCCAGAAGGACAGAAGAACAGCTAGTGAGACAGCCCGAA AGAACAGGACAGCGCAGAGATTTACAGCGAGCAGCATTGACTAGCCAGAAGAGACAGTGTGCTGTGGCTTCGTGTCGGAACAACCTGGCGTGCAGAAGTGAGGAGCTGTGCCAGGAGTGCCAGCGCCGCGGCCAGATTGCGCAGCTGGGGAGTCCCAGGGAGCCAGCTGCAGATGAGACCCCGAAGCAGCGCTGCCGAGCCCCTGCTTGTGACCACTATGGCAATACCAAGTGCAATGGTTACTGCAATGAATGCTACCAGTTCAAACAGATCTATGGCTAG
- the TNFAIP3 gene encoding tumor necrosis factor alpha-induced protein 3 isoform X1, producing MGQRGRGTIKQEGRGTRRLPHARILSGNMAGQHVLPQALYQSNMLKAVKIRERTPEDLVKPPNGIIHHFRTMHRYTIEMFRMCQFCPQFRETLQKALTDQATQTSLERQRKLNWCMEVRRLVPLKTNGDGNCLMHAASQYMWGIEDIDLVLRKTLFSALREIDTRNFKLRWQREAIKSQEFVETGLRYDTRNWEEEWEYLIEMTSPETSGARNRLPYNALEEIHIFILANILRRPIIVLADKVVRSLESGSSFAPLNVGGVYLPLLWPAEECYRYPIVLGYDNMHFTPLVTLKDSGPEIRAVPLVTSERGRFEDLSVHFLTDVEERDKEQLLKDYLIVIEIPVQGWDHGTTHLINAAKLDEGNLPKEINLVEDYFQLVQHEYKKWQENAEPARRETCSRTRQELSFSQLSLLQVKCETPNCPFYMSVNTQPYCHECFERRSQGSKGRKQTSKAAPEKLKVAGSGSSRGEVCEPGGWMSEESVAGPRSAPPTAPSLFLYSETTAMKCRTPDCPFTLNVQHNGLCERCYNSRQRAPRNNLDDQRQVDYATCNVCLQKANRTFNGICSTCFKRTTERSSNGGPGFLPTCHQRSTSDPSQMSPSLLQHSCHQAPNNNCEEPPLAPLPHAPHGPEEKRGSNLCRKPGCKFFGTPQNEGFCTLCFFEYRENHDSALLRHQRRSQRNSSAAGQQGSSAAAFHKNMSCQQRNCGTLGSTMLEGYCQNCFIKAQSQRFQEARRTEEQLVRQPERTGQRRDLQRAALTSQKRQCAVASCRNNLACRSEELCQECQRRGQIAQLGSPREPAADETPKQRCRAPACDHYGNTKCNGYCNECYQFKQIYG from the exons ATGGGACAGCGTGGCAGGGGTACCATCAAGCAAGAAGGCAGGGGGACACGGAGGCTTCCCCATGCTCGG attttgtcTGGGAACATGGCTGGCCAACATGTCCTTCCTCAGGCTTTATATCAGAGCAATATGCTGAAAGCTGTGAAGATTAGAGAGAGAACACCTGAAGATCTGGTCAAACCCCCCAATGGAATAATTCACCACTTCAGGACTATGCACAGATACACCATAGAAATGTTCAGAATGTGCCAGTTTTGCCCTCAGTTTCGGGAAACACTTCAGAAGGCGCTGACTGACCAGGCCACCCAGACTTCACTGGAGCGCCAGAGGAAGCTGAACTGGTGCATGGAAGTCAGGAGACTTGTGCCTTTGAAGACTAATG gtgATGGAAATTGCCTCATGCACGCTGCATCACAGTACATGTGGGGTATTGAAGATATTGACCTCGTCTtgagaaaaacattgtttagCGCCCTCAGGGAGATTGATACGCGGAACTTCAAGCTGCGCTGGCAGCGGGAGGCTATTAAATCCCAGGAGTTTGTAGAGACGGGACTCCGCTATGACACCCGG AACTGGGAGGAGGAGTGGGAATACCTCATTGAAATGACCTCTCCAGAAACATCTGGGGCTCGAAACAGGCTTCCTTATAACGCACTGGAAGAAATCCACATCTTCATCCTTGCTAACATCCTCAGAAGACCAATCATTGTCCTCGCAG ATAAAGTGGTGAGAAGTTTAGAATCAGGCTCCAGTTTTGCGCCTCTGAATGTTGGTGGTGTTTACCTGCCACTCCTTTGGCCAGCTGAAGAATGCTACAGATATCCGATTGTGCTTGGCTATGACAATATGCATTTTACACCTCTAGTGACCCTGAAGGACAGTGGGCCAG AAATCCGGGCTGTCCCTCTGGTCACCAGCGAACGAGGCAGATTCGAGGATTTGAGCGTGCACTTTCTGACAGATGTGGAGGAGAGGGATAAAGAGCAGCTGCTAAAGGACTACTTGATAGTCATAGAAATTCCAGTGCAAGGCTGGGATCATGGTACAACTCATCTAATTAACGCTGCAAA gTTGGATGAAGGCAACCTACCCAAAGAAATAAACCTTGTGGAGGATTACTTTCAACTGGTGCAGCATGAGTACAAGAAATGGCAGGAGAATGCTGAGCCTGCTAGAAGAGAGACCTGCTCCAGGACCAGACAGGAGCTGTCTTTTTCCCAGCTCTCCCTCTTACAGGTGAAATGTGAAACTCCGAACTGCCCTTTCTATATGTCTGTGAACACTCAGCCCTACTGCCATGAGTGCTTTGAGCGGAGGTCACAgggaagcaaaggaagaaagcagacCTCTAAAGCAGCACCTGAGAAACTAAAAGTAGCTGGATCAGGCTCCTCCCGCGGTGAAGTTTGTGAACCTGGGGGATGGATGTCTGAAGAGTCTGTAGCAGGGCCTCGCTCCGCGCCTCCAACTGCTCCAAGCCTCTTCCTCTACAGTGAAACCACTGCCATGAAATGCAGGACTCCAGACTGTCCCTTCACCTTGAACGTGCAACACAATGGACTTTGCGAACGCTGCTACAATTCCAGACAGCGCGCTCCTCGTAACAATTTGGATGACCAGAGACAGGTAGACTATGCCACGTGTAACGTGTGCCTTCAGAAGGCCAACAGGACCTTTAATGGCATATGCAGCACTTGTTTCAAAAGGACTACAGAGCGCTCCTCGAATGGCGGCCCTGGTTTTCTGCCCACGTGCCACCAGAGATCTACATCTGACCCATCCCAGATGTCACCAAGCCTCCTTCAGCATTCTTGCCATCAGGCTCCCAACAACAACTGTGAAGAGCCACCGCTGGCACCACTGCCTCATGCCCCACACGGTCcggaggagaagaggggaagtAACCTCTGCAGGAAACCTGGCTGCAAGTTCTTTGGAACCCCTCAGAATGAGGGCTTTTGCACTCTGTGTTTCTTTGAGTACAGGGAAAACCATG ACAGTGCTTTACTACGCCATCAGAGGAGATCTCAGAGGAATTCCTCAGCAGCTGGTCAGCAagggagctctgctgcagccttccaCAAAAACATGTCCTGCCAGCAGCGCAACTGTGGCACCCTGGGTAGCACCATGCTGGAAGGCTACTGCCAGAACTGTTTCATTAAAGCCCAGAGCCAGCGATTTCAGGAAGCCAGAAGGACAGAAGAACAGCTAGTGAGACAGCCCGAA AGAACAGGACAGCGCAGAGATTTACAGCGAGCAGCATTGACTAGCCAGAAGAGACAGTGTGCTGTGGCTTCGTGTCGGAACAACCTGGCGTGCAGAAGTGAGGAGCTGTGCCAGGAGTGCCAGCGCCGCGGCCAGATTGCGCAGCTGGGGAGTCCCAGGGAGCCAGCTGCAGATGAGACCCCGAAGCAGCGCTGCCGAGCCCCTGCTTGTGACCACTATGGCAATACCAAGTGCAATGGTTACTGCAATGAATGCTACCAGTTCAAACAGATCTATGGCTAG
- the TNFAIP3 gene encoding tumor necrosis factor alpha-induced protein 3 isoform X2: protein MEGKAYLQNRASSSTVPVNASILSGNMAGQHVLPQALYQSNMLKAVKIRERTPEDLVKPPNGIIHHFRTMHRYTIEMFRMCQFCPQFRETLQKALTDQATQTSLERQRKLNWCMEVRRLVPLKTNGDGNCLMHAASQYMWGIEDIDLVLRKTLFSALREIDTRNFKLRWQREAIKSQEFVETGLRYDTRNWEEEWEYLIEMTSPETSGARNRLPYNALEEIHIFILANILRRPIIVLADKVVRSLESGSSFAPLNVGGVYLPLLWPAEECYRYPIVLGYDNMHFTPLVTLKDSGPEIRAVPLVTSERGRFEDLSVHFLTDVEERDKEQLLKDYLIVIEIPVQGWDHGTTHLINAAKLDEGNLPKEINLVEDYFQLVQHEYKKWQENAEPARRETCSRTRQELSFSQLSLLQVKCETPNCPFYMSVNTQPYCHECFERRSQGSKGRKQTSKAAPEKLKVAGSGSSRGEVCEPGGWMSEESVAGPRSAPPTAPSLFLYSETTAMKCRTPDCPFTLNVQHNGLCERCYNSRQRAPRNNLDDQRQVDYATCNVCLQKANRTFNGICSTCFKRTTERSSNGGPGFLPTCHQRSTSDPSQMSPSLLQHSCHQAPNNNCEEPPLAPLPHAPHGPEEKRGSNLCRKPGCKFFGTPQNEGFCTLCFFEYRENHDSALLRHQRRSQRNSSAAGQQGSSAAAFHKNMSCQQRNCGTLGSTMLEGYCQNCFIKAQSQRFQEARRTEEQLVRQPERTGQRRDLQRAALTSQKRQCAVASCRNNLACRSEELCQECQRRGQIAQLGSPREPAADETPKQRCRAPACDHYGNTKCNGYCNECYQFKQIYG, encoded by the exons ATGGAGGGGAAAGCGTACCTGCAGAACAGAGCATCGAGTAGTACGGTTCCAGTGAATGCTTCT attttgtcTGGGAACATGGCTGGCCAACATGTCCTTCCTCAGGCTTTATATCAGAGCAATATGCTGAAAGCTGTGAAGATTAGAGAGAGAACACCTGAAGATCTGGTCAAACCCCCCAATGGAATAATTCACCACTTCAGGACTATGCACAGATACACCATAGAAATGTTCAGAATGTGCCAGTTTTGCCCTCAGTTTCGGGAAACACTTCAGAAGGCGCTGACTGACCAGGCCACCCAGACTTCACTGGAGCGCCAGAGGAAGCTGAACTGGTGCATGGAAGTCAGGAGACTTGTGCCTTTGAAGACTAATG gtgATGGAAATTGCCTCATGCACGCTGCATCACAGTACATGTGGGGTATTGAAGATATTGACCTCGTCTtgagaaaaacattgtttagCGCCCTCAGGGAGATTGATACGCGGAACTTCAAGCTGCGCTGGCAGCGGGAGGCTATTAAATCCCAGGAGTTTGTAGAGACGGGACTCCGCTATGACACCCGG AACTGGGAGGAGGAGTGGGAATACCTCATTGAAATGACCTCTCCAGAAACATCTGGGGCTCGAAACAGGCTTCCTTATAACGCACTGGAAGAAATCCACATCTTCATCCTTGCTAACATCCTCAGAAGACCAATCATTGTCCTCGCAG ATAAAGTGGTGAGAAGTTTAGAATCAGGCTCCAGTTTTGCGCCTCTGAATGTTGGTGGTGTTTACCTGCCACTCCTTTGGCCAGCTGAAGAATGCTACAGATATCCGATTGTGCTTGGCTATGACAATATGCATTTTACACCTCTAGTGACCCTGAAGGACAGTGGGCCAG AAATCCGGGCTGTCCCTCTGGTCACCAGCGAACGAGGCAGATTCGAGGATTTGAGCGTGCACTTTCTGACAGATGTGGAGGAGAGGGATAAAGAGCAGCTGCTAAAGGACTACTTGATAGTCATAGAAATTCCAGTGCAAGGCTGGGATCATGGTACAACTCATCTAATTAACGCTGCAAA gTTGGATGAAGGCAACCTACCCAAAGAAATAAACCTTGTGGAGGATTACTTTCAACTGGTGCAGCATGAGTACAAGAAATGGCAGGAGAATGCTGAGCCTGCTAGAAGAGAGACCTGCTCCAGGACCAGACAGGAGCTGTCTTTTTCCCAGCTCTCCCTCTTACAGGTGAAATGTGAAACTCCGAACTGCCCTTTCTATATGTCTGTGAACACTCAGCCCTACTGCCATGAGTGCTTTGAGCGGAGGTCACAgggaagcaaaggaagaaagcagacCTCTAAAGCAGCACCTGAGAAACTAAAAGTAGCTGGATCAGGCTCCTCCCGCGGTGAAGTTTGTGAACCTGGGGGATGGATGTCTGAAGAGTCTGTAGCAGGGCCTCGCTCCGCGCCTCCAACTGCTCCAAGCCTCTTCCTCTACAGTGAAACCACTGCCATGAAATGCAGGACTCCAGACTGTCCCTTCACCTTGAACGTGCAACACAATGGACTTTGCGAACGCTGCTACAATTCCAGACAGCGCGCTCCTCGTAACAATTTGGATGACCAGAGACAGGTAGACTATGCCACGTGTAACGTGTGCCTTCAGAAGGCCAACAGGACCTTTAATGGCATATGCAGCACTTGTTTCAAAAGGACTACAGAGCGCTCCTCGAATGGCGGCCCTGGTTTTCTGCCCACGTGCCACCAGAGATCTACATCTGACCCATCCCAGATGTCACCAAGCCTCCTTCAGCATTCTTGCCATCAGGCTCCCAACAACAACTGTGAAGAGCCACCGCTGGCACCACTGCCTCATGCCCCACACGGTCcggaggagaagaggggaagtAACCTCTGCAGGAAACCTGGCTGCAAGTTCTTTGGAACCCCTCAGAATGAGGGCTTTTGCACTCTGTGTTTCTTTGAGTACAGGGAAAACCATG ACAGTGCTTTACTACGCCATCAGAGGAGATCTCAGAGGAATTCCTCAGCAGCTGGTCAGCAagggagctctgctgcagccttccaCAAAAACATGTCCTGCCAGCAGCGCAACTGTGGCACCCTGGGTAGCACCATGCTGGAAGGCTACTGCCAGAACTGTTTCATTAAAGCCCAGAGCCAGCGATTTCAGGAAGCCAGAAGGACAGAAGAACAGCTAGTGAGACAGCCCGAA AGAACAGGACAGCGCAGAGATTTACAGCGAGCAGCATTGACTAGCCAGAAGAGACAGTGTGCTGTGGCTTCGTGTCGGAACAACCTGGCGTGCAGAAGTGAGGAGCTGTGCCAGGAGTGCCAGCGCCGCGGCCAGATTGCGCAGCTGGGGAGTCCCAGGGAGCCAGCTGCAGATGAGACCCCGAAGCAGCGCTGCCGAGCCCCTGCTTGTGACCACTATGGCAATACCAAGTGCAATGGTTACTGCAATGAATGCTACCAGTTCAAACAGATCTATGGCTAG